A window from Mustela erminea isolate mMusErm1 chromosome 17, mMusErm1.Pri, whole genome shotgun sequence encodes these proteins:
- the LOC116575928 gene encoding 26S proteasome regulatory subunit 4-like → MGQSQSGGHGPGGGKKDDKDKKKKYEPPVPTQVGKKKKKTKGPDAASKLPLVTPHTQGQLKLLKLERIKDYLLMEEEFIRNQEQMKPLEEKQEEERSKMDDLRGNPMSVGTLEEIIDDNHTILSTSVGSEQYLSILSFVDKDLLESGCSVLLNQKVHPVIGVFMDDTDPLVTVMKVEKVPQETYVDIGGLDNQIQEIKESVELPLTHPEYYEEMGIKPPKGVILYGPPGPGKTLLAKTVANQTSATLLRVFGLELIQKYLGDGPKLIWELFRVAEEHAPSIMFIDEIDAIGTKRYDSNSGGEREIQRTMLELLNQLDGFDSRGDEKVIMATNRIETLDPALIRPGHIDRKIEFPLPDEKTKKRIFQIHTSRMTLADDVTLDDLIMAKDDLSDADIKTICTEAGLMALRERRMKVTNEDFKKSKENVLYKKQEGTPEGYSPTRNYRDIVPTRV, encoded by the coding sequence ATGGGTCAGAGTCAGAGCGGTGGTCATGGCCCTGGAGGTGGCAAGAAGGATGAcaaggacaagaaaaagaaatatgaaccTCCTGTACCAACTCAggtggggaaaaagaagaagaaaacaaagggaccAGATGCAGCCAGCAAGCTGCCACTGGTGACACCCCATACTCAGGGCCAGTTAAAATTATTGAAGTTAGAGAGAATTAAAGACTATCTTCTCATGGAGGAAGAATTCATTAGAAATCAGGAACAAATGAAGCCTTtagaagaaaagcaagaggagGAAAGGTCTAAGATGGATGACCTGAGAGGGAACCCAATGTCAGTAGGAACCTTGGAAGAGATCATTGATGACAATCACACCATCCTGTCTACATCTGTGGGCTCTGAGCAATACCTCAGCATTCTTTCCTTTGTAGACAAGGATCTGCTGGAATCGGGCTGCTCCGTCCTGCTCAACCAGAAGGTACATCCCGTCATAGGGGTGTTTATGGACGACACAGATCCCTTGGTCACAGTGATGAAGGTAGAAAAGGTGCCCCAGGAAACCTATGTTGATATTGGGGGGTTGGACAACCAAAtccaggaaattaaggaatctGTGGAGCTTCCTCTCACTCATCCTGAGTATTATGAAGAGATGGGTATAAAGCCCCCGAAGGGGGTCATTCTCTATGGTCCACCTGGCCCAGGTAAAACCTTATTAGCCAAAACAGTAGCAAACCAAACCTCAGCCACTTTATTGAGAGTGTTTGGATTGGAACTTATTCAGAAGTACTTAGGTGACGGGCCCAAACTCATTTGGGAATTGTTTCGAGTTGCGGAAGAACACGCACCATCCATCATGTTTATTGATGAAATTGATGCCATTGGAACAAAAAGGTATGACTCAAATTCTGGTGGTGAGAGAGAAATTCAGCGAACAATGCTGGAGCTGCTGAACCAGTTGGATGGATTTGATTCGAGGGGTGACGAGAAAGTTATCATGGCCACAAACCGAATAGAGACTTTGGATCCAGCTCTTATCAGACCAGGTCACATCGATAGGAAGATTGAGTTCCCCCTGCCCGATGAGAAGACTAAGAAGCGCATCTTTCAAATCCACACAAGCAGGATGACGCTGGCCGATGATGTGACCCTGGACGACTTGATCATGGCTAAAGATGACCTCTCGGATGCTGATATCAAGACAATCTGTACAGAAGCTGGTCTGATGGCCTTGAGAGAACGCAGAATGAAAGTAACAAATGAAGACTTCaagaaatctaaagaaaatgttctttataaAAAACAGGAAGGCACCCCTGAGGGATATAGTCCAACTCGAAACTATAGGGATATAGTACCAACGCGAGTT
- the LOC116576749 gene encoding apolipoprotein R-like, protein MAPLRPKASKLQSSFPALYVFGVLTLLLCPSGLCDCRIFPSIAHGSHKDVSSFFSYTTVAKYECDEGYVLVGESKITCRNSHWSLPAPQCKALCQKPEIKNGDLSVDKDQYVEPESVTVQCDDGYGVIGSQKITCSENGIWFPAVPKCKWEFQMGCEQVLVGSKFFQCLPYPDDVKKALEIYKLSLEIGQLSKSEENTISKPAHLPSPPPQK, encoded by the exons ATGGCACCTCTGAGACCCAAGGCCTCCAAGTTGCAGAGCAGTTTCCCAGCACTGTACGTCTTTGGGGTCTTGACCCTACTGCTGTGCCCTTCTGGCTTGTGTG ATTGCAGAATATTTCCGAGCATTGCCCATGGATCCCATAAAGACGTGAGTTCATTTTTCTCCTATACTACTGTTGCGAAATATGAATGTGATGAAGGATATGTTCTGGTTGGAGAGTCTAAGATCACCTGCAGGAACTCCCACTGGTCGCTTCCAGCCCCTCAATGTAAAG CTCTGTGTCAGAAACCAGAGATCAAAAATGGAGATCTGTCTGTGGATAAGGACCAGTATGTTGAGCCTGAGAGTGTTACTGTCCAATGTGATGATGGTTATGGTGTGATTGGCTCTCAAAAAATCACCTGCTCAGAGAATGGCATCTGGTTCCCAGCGGTGCCCAAGTGTAAGTGG GAATTCCAGATGGGCTGTGAGCAAGTGTTAGTTGGCAGTAAATTCTTCCAGTGTCTCCCTTACCCAGACGATGTGAAAAAAGCCCTGGAGATCTATAAGTTGTCTCTGGAGATTGGACAACTGAGCAAGAGTGAAGAGAACACCATTTCGAAACCAGCACATCTACCCTCCCCACCTCCGCAAAAATAG